The DNA region AAAAACTCGTGTTCACGCGCAAGCGCCCCTTCGGCGCGTCTCGCGACCCTCTAGTTTGCTCTGGATCGTCGCATTATTGTTTGGGTCGATCACATGCCTGCCGCACGCGAAGGCTGCCGACGGCGCTCCGGTTAGCGCCGAGCCGATCAGTGTGAAAAGCCCGCCCGGCCGGCTCATTAATCTCGGTACGCATCGACTGCATCTCTACTGCATCGGCCACGGCTCGCCGACTGTCGTTATGGACGCGGGGCTGGGCGGCTCCGCGCTCGAGTGGCTGACCGTTCAATGGAGCCTCGCGTCTCACACGCGCGCATGCACGTACGATCGCGCGGGGTACGGCTGGAGCGACCCAGGCCTTGAGCCAAGGACCAGCCTGCAAAATACGCGCGAGCTTCATGCGCTGCTGACACGCGGGGGCGTCGAACCGCCTTACGTATTGGTCGGCCATTCCTATGGTGGCTACGACGCGCAGCTTTTCGCCAGCATTTTCCCGCAGCTGTTGGCGGGTCTCGTGCTGGTAGACTCCTCTCATCCCGGGCAGGTTAAACGCTTCGAAGCGGAACCTATTGGCGTGAGCACCGCGCCGCATCGCGGCTCGTCGTTCCTGATAACCCGGGCTTCGGTGCCCGCCAATATCCCCGCAAACCTGACGCCTACCGTCACCAGACTCATGTCCTCCCGTAAAGCCTTGAGCGCGGTTATGAACGAGCTTCGGTATTTTCGCGTCAGTGCCATGCAGGTGCTGAATGCGCCTCGCTGGCCGGATGTGCCCGTGGTTGTACTGACACGTGGCAAGCGCGTGTGGCCACATGACCGACAAGGAGATCTCATGGAGGCGTTGTGGATGCAACTGCAGACAGAACTTGCAACCCGCAGCCCGCACTCGCTGCATATCATGATTCGCCGTAGCGGCCACCATATTCACCTGGAACGTCCGGCACTGGTGGCGCGAGCAATTTTAATGGCCACCGACGAATATCGGGACTCACCATCGCTGCAGGCAACCGGGGAAATGCTGCCCGTAAAACCGTACCAGGTTGCGCATACACTCGCCGACGACACGCTGCTTTCCGATCTGCACGTCTCACGGTAAACGGCGCCGGACTCAGTAACCCGGAGGTCGATAAAGCCCCAATGCTATAAATTTAGGATGGCGCAGCCGTATGCGCTTTTATGCGGTCGTAAATTACCACGCCCAGGCTCGCGCCCGGACGCTGGCATCGCGTTCAACTAGCCGGCGCGGCTGGCACAATTGATTTGTAATTACTATTCACACAGCCTCCTGCTCCGCCGTTCGCGCCGCCGAATTGACCGCTAACCCGCTAGACCACGCCTGCTGTTAGGCAAAATACACCGTCTGGCGGATAATGCCCGCCTTTCCGCACCGCAAAAAATTTTTCAATGATTGAAAACTTACGCAATATTGCAATTATCGCGCATGTTGACCACGGCAAAACCACCCTGGTCGATTGTCTGTTACGCCAGTCCGGAACGCTGGACGCCCGCGACACCGCGTCCGAGCGAATCATGGACAGCAATGATCTGGAGCGCGAGCGCGGCATCACCATACTTTCCAAGAACACCGCCATTCAGTGGCGAAACGGCGAGCAAACCTATCGCATAAACATCGTCGACACGCCTGGCCACGCAGATTTTGGCGGGGAAGTCGAGCGCGTGTTGTCCATGGTGGACTCGGTTTTGCTGCTGGTGGACGCCGTGGACGGCCCCATGCCGCAAACGCGCTTCGTCACGGCCAAGGCGTTCGCGCTAGGGCTTCGGCCCATCATAGTGATCAACAAGATCGATCGCCCAGGCGCACGACCAGACTGGACACTCACGCAGACTTTCGACCTGTTTGACGCCCTGCACGCGACCGACGAGCAATTGGATTTTCCGGTCGTTTACACCTCCGCGTTACGCGGTTATGCCGGCCTGAGCAACACCGTGCGCGAGGGCGACATGACGCCGCTGTTTGAGACTATAGTCGCGCGCGTGCCGCCGCCGCCCGTTGACCTGGACGGCGCCTTTCGCATGCAGGTTACGACTCTGGACTACAACAGTTATGTCGGCCAGATCGGTATCGGCCGCATCCAGCGCGGCCGTTTACGCGCGGGTAGCAATGTGACGATCATCGATCGCGAAGGCGCGCGACGCTCTGGACGCGTTTTGACCATTCTCGGTTTCTTAGGGCTTAACCGCATCGAGGTCGACCAGGCCGAGGCTGGTGACATCGTGGCGCTGACGGGCATGGACAATCTCGATATCTCCGATACCATTTGCGACCCGCGAACGCCGGAGGCGCTGCCGCCGCTGACGGTGGACGAACCGACCATGAACATGACGTTCGAGGTCAACAAGTCGCCCTTCGCCGGCAAGGAAGGTCAGTTTCTGACCAGTCGCCACCTGCGCGAGCGGCTGGAACGCGAGTTGAAATCCAATGTTGCGCTCAAAGTGGCCTATACCGACGATCCGGACCGCTTCGAGGTATCCGGCCGTGGGCTGCTGCATCTGTCCGTGTTGCTGGAAAACATGCGCCGCGAGGGTTATGAAATGGCCGTGTCGCGACCACGGGTAATTACACGCGAGGTGGACGGGCGCGTGCACGAGCCTTACGAAATGTTGATCGCCGACATCGAAGACGCGCATCAGGGTGCGGTGATCGACAATCTAAACCAGCGCCGCGGCCAGTTACGTCACGTCGAGCCGGATGGCATGGGGCGCACGCGGCTGGAATATCTGGTGCCGGCGCGCGGTCTGATCGGCTTTCATACGGAGTTCATGAGCATCACCTCCGGCACCGGCATCGTCACTCACGTGTTCGATCATTACGGTTTGGCAACCCCACTGGCCATTGGCCAGCGGCGCAATGGCGTGCTGATTGCCAACGCTGCCGGCAAGGCACTGGCCTATTCTCTGTTCAATCTGCAGGGACGCGGGCGGCTGGTGATCGGGCCAGGGGAACAGACCTATGAAGGCATGGTGATCGGCATCCACTCGCGCGACAACGATCTGACGGTCAATCCGCTGAAGGGCAAACAGCTCACCAACATTCGGGCTGCGGGCAGCGACGAAAACATTATCCTCACGCCGGCAATACGCATGTCCCTCGAACAGGCGCTGGAATTCATCAACGACGACGAACTGGTGGAGATCACGCCGCAATCCATCCGCCTGCGCAAACGTTACCTGAAGGAACACGAACGCAAGCGAGCCAGCCGCGCGATCGCCTGACCGGGCAAGAACGGTAGCTATGGATTTTCCCGTCTTTTAGCCTTGCTGGTGCACATCAAGCGTGCCTTCGTTTAAATCAAACGGTAACTAAAGTTGGCGCGACTGGACGGCGCCGGCGTGCCCATCGGTACCCGCATAACCGGGCATCCGCCGCCTTAACAGCGCGGAACGCGCCTGCCACTCGTCCTCGCCACTCATGGTTTCGAGCAACAGCGTCTGGCGGCCAGCCAAGGTCGCAACGGGAACCCCATCGCGATACAGCACGCGGTTATTGGTGAGCGAAGGCACACGCGCGCCGGGCACTATCGAACCCACCAGATTGAGCGGATCGGCGGCGCTGACGGCAATCAACTCGCCTTCAGCCGGCCGGCGATTGATCTCGCGCAACAGACCCACCGCATCCGGCAACGCGAACTGCTCGCCAGAAAAGCCCTCGACAAAGCGCCCGCCGCGGACCTCGCCGCGCGCCTCCATGCGCCGGTAAACGTATAATAGCTCGCGCCACGGCGGGATACCGACTTCGCGCAGCAACAGCGCGCGGAACACAATGCCGTAACGGCGCAGCAGACACGCGGCGATATATGCCACTGTGTCCTCGCTGTCGCGGCGGTCGACGATTTTGTCTTTCGTCGCCGGCGACACGGCTAACCGTGACCAGCGTCCCGCATCCTCAATACCGTTAAACGCACCGCGGCGGCGGCGTCTGGTATCGATAGGCTGGCGACGGCTGGCCGGTAGTAGCAATGATCGCAATCCCGCAAATGAATCGGAACTGACCAGCCCCGCCGCCGCCAGTTCAGACAGCGCTTGTTCGAGTTGCGTGCGGAGCAGTCCGGTCGCGTCATGTATTTCGTCGAAAAACAGCGCACCGGAATATTCCAGCCGCTCCAGCGCGTCGCGCGCCCCATGTGAAAGTTTAAGCTCGGAAGGGATCTCTCTATAAGCACGCCAATGACGCAGCCCCTGACGACTGACCAGTGCGATTGGCGTTCCACGCACCGGACCCACACGCGCTGCGCGCCCTGATTTGCTCAGCCCCGCGGGGCTGAGCCGTGCCCAGCGTATCCGCCCCGCCACGCAAAGATTGTCCAGCCAGGCAGGTTCATAGGATCGCAAACGCGCCGGCAGGACTTCCGCTTCCCAAGCGCTGGCCGCAGGTTCAAAACCTTCAAGCTGCGACAGCACGGTGGCCAGCGCCGCTTCTCCCTCGGCGAGCTGCGCTAACGCGGCAGCCCGGGCGGGTGCAACGCCTTGCCACTCGAACAGAAAGCGCATCAGGCTGGATGGCGAGACGGGTTTTATCGCCTGACGCAGACGCTTGAGTGTGTAGCGATGGATGCGCGCGAGTAAGCCCCGCTCGCACCACTCAATGCCGGACGCGCCC from Gammaproteobacteria bacterium includes:
- a CDS encoding alpha/beta hydrolase, which translates into the protein MKSPPGRLINLGTHRLHLYCIGHGSPTVVMDAGLGGSALEWLTVQWSLASHTRACTYDRAGYGWSDPGLEPRTSLQNTRELHALLTRGGVEPPYVLVGHSYGGYDAQLFASIFPQLLAGLVLVDSSHPGQVKRFEAEPIGVSTAPHRGSSFLITRASVPANIPANLTPTVTRLMSSRKALSAVMNELRYFRVSAMQVLNAPRWPDVPVVVLTRGKRVWPHDRQGDLMEALWMQLQTELATRSPHSLHIMIRRSGHHIHLERPALVARAILMATDEYRDSPSLQATGEMLPVKPYQVAHTLADDTLLSDLHVSR
- the typA gene encoding translational GTPase TypA, with translation MIENLRNIAIIAHVDHGKTTLVDCLLRQSGTLDARDTASERIMDSNDLERERGITILSKNTAIQWRNGEQTYRINIVDTPGHADFGGEVERVLSMVDSVLLLVDAVDGPMPQTRFVTAKAFALGLRPIIVINKIDRPGARPDWTLTQTFDLFDALHATDEQLDFPVVYTSALRGYAGLSNTVREGDMTPLFETIVARVPPPPVDLDGAFRMQVTTLDYNSYVGQIGIGRIQRGRLRAGSNVTIIDREGARRSGRVLTILGFLGLNRIEVDQAEAGDIVALTGMDNLDISDTICDPRTPEALPPLTVDEPTMNMTFEVNKSPFAGKEGQFLTSRHLRERLERELKSNVALKVAYTDDPDRFEVSGRGLLHLSVLLENMRREGYEMAVSRPRVITREVDGRVHEPYEMLIADIEDAHQGAVIDNLNQRRGQLRHVEPDGMGRTRLEYLVPARGLIGFHTEFMSITSGTGIVTHVFDHYGLATPLAIGQRRNGVLIANAAGKALAYSLFNLQGRGRLVIGPGEQTYEGMVIGIHSRDNDLTVNPLKGKQLTNIRAAGSDENIILTPAIRMSLEQALEFINDDELVEITPQSIRLRKRYLKEHERKRASRAIA